One genomic region from Panthera tigris isolate Pti1 chromosome D1, P.tigris_Pti1_mat1.1, whole genome shotgun sequence encodes:
- the LOC102958390 gene encoding putative olfactory receptor 52P1 encodes MADNATHRYISSFFLVGIPGLQDFHCWIGIPVCLLFALALLGNSVIIITIKLEPSLHQPMYFFLCMLAVNDMALASSTAPKMLGIFWMDAHWIDFDTCLTQLYFIHTFCIIESSLLVAMAFDRYVAICIPLRYTTILTTPMVIKIGLVGMTRAILMVFPGPLLIKRLPYYTKYVIYHAYCEHMAVVKLASANTLINRVYGISVALSVMVWDLGLIAASYTKILQAVFRLSSQNARSKALGTCAAHVCTILVSYTPALFSFLTHRIGKKVPPSIHIIFASLYLLVPPAVNPLVYGVKTKQIRDRVVGLFFPNKKISGN; translated from the coding sequence ATGGCAGACAATGCTACACATCGCTACATCTCATCTTTTTTCCTGGTTGGTATTCCTGGTTTGCAAGATTTTCACTGCTGGATTGGCATCCCCGTCTGCCTCCTGTTTGCCCTGGCCCTGCTGGGGAACAGTgtaatcatcatcaccatcaaacTAGAACCAAGCCTCCACCAGcctatgtatttcttcctttgtatgCTGGCAGTGAATGACATGGCTCTTGCCTCTTCCACGGCCCCCAAGATGCTTGGTATCTTCTGGATGGATGCACATTGGATTGACTTTGACACCTGCCTGACACAGTTGTATTTCATTCACACATTCTGCATAATTGAATCATCCCTCTTGGTTGCCATGGCCTTTGACCGCTATGTAGCTATTTGTATCCCATTGCGTTATACAACCATCCTGACAACACCAATGGTCATTAAAATAGGTCTAGTTGGTATGACCCGAGCTATCCTTATGGTTTTTCCAGGTCCTCTTCTTATTAAAAGGCTACCATATTATACTAAATATGTCATCTATCATGCCTACTGTGAGCACATGGCTGTGGTGAAGTTGGCCAGTGCCAACACCCTCATTAACAGAGTGTACGGAATCTCGGTGGCCCTTTCAGTGATGGTGTGGGACCTAGGGCTCATAGCCGCATCCTATACCAAAATCCTCCAGGCAGTCTTCCGGCTGTCTTCCCAGAATGCCCGCTCGAAAGCGCTGGGCACCTGTGCTGCCCATGTGTGCACTATACTTGTCTCCTACACCCCTGCACTGTTTAGTTTCCTAACTCACCGCATTGGCAAGAAGGTACCTCCAAGCATTCATATAATTTTTGCGAGTTTGTATCTTTTGGTGCCTCCCGCAGTCAATCCCCTGGTGTATGGCGTCAAGACCAAGCAGATTCGCGACCGAGTGGTTGGTCTCTTCTTCCCAAACAAGAAGATTTCTGGAaactaa